A genomic region of Microbacterium schleiferi contains the following coding sequences:
- a CDS encoding sulfite exporter TauE/SafE family protein, with amino-acid sequence MPELSALAWVALATGAVVIGLSKAALPGAGTIAVVLFAAALPAKQSTGTILLLLIVGDALALLAYRRHADVRALLRLIPTVIAGILVGTLFLAFASDQWVRRTIGVILLVVIAVTLWRRWRTDDAAVPGAAAAGFYGVLGGFTTMVANAAGPVMSMYFLAARLPVQVFLGTAAWFFAAVNVAKVPFSIGLGLITPSGLLIDVILVPAVVVGALVGRRIASVISQRLFEQTVIVLTVVGAVYLLV; translated from the coding sequence GTGCCGGAGCTGAGCGCGCTCGCGTGGGTCGCACTCGCGACCGGCGCCGTGGTCATCGGGCTGTCAAAGGCAGCGTTGCCCGGAGCCGGGACGATCGCCGTGGTCTTGTTCGCTGCCGCGCTCCCGGCCAAACAGTCCACCGGGACGATTCTGCTGCTGCTGATCGTCGGTGACGCCCTGGCGTTGCTGGCTTACCGGCGGCACGCCGACGTACGGGCCCTCCTGCGGCTCATCCCCACGGTCATTGCGGGGATCCTCGTGGGCACCCTGTTCCTGGCGTTCGCGTCGGATCAGTGGGTGAGGCGGACGATCGGGGTCATTCTGCTCGTGGTGATCGCCGTGACACTCTGGCGCAGATGGCGCACGGATGACGCCGCCGTGCCCGGCGCGGCAGCCGCGGGCTTCTACGGTGTGCTGGGCGGGTTCACGACGATGGTCGCCAACGCCGCAGGCCCCGTCATGTCGATGTACTTCCTCGCCGCGCGGCTGCCGGTGCAGGTGTTCCTCGGCACTGCAGCGTGGTTCTTCGCGGCGGTGAACGTCGCGAAGGTTCCGTTCTCGATCGGTCTGGGACTCATCACCCCGTCCGGGCTGCTGATCGATGTGATCCTTGTGCCCGCGGTCGTCGTCGGCGCGCTGGTCGGCAGGCGTATCGCCTCCGTCATCAGCCAACGCCTGTTCGAACAGACCGTGATCGTTCTGACCGTCGTAGGAGCCGTGTACCTGCTCGTGTGA
- a CDS encoding PucR family transcriptional regulator, with amino-acid sequence MPATLGSLLADRTFGLRAVGHIDPERLDLPVSWVHNSDLPDPTPWLEPGQLLLTDGGQFLPPTSAEPDAYCIRLRERGVAGLGFATNVIHPVIPDDVIEACRRHSVPLIEVPRATPFIGIIRHVADVEAADRSARLSWTLESQRALARAAVRHDGLREILRTLSSRLGTWVALFDAAGRRLSLPGIADVPASVEAEVDEQTRMLLRKSAPASVRVAGPHAATLQTIGQAGRLRGVLAVGADTPLDSGHGDLVESVIALASISLEQQRAVSDARLRLRTGVLELLIAGRGGEAARSGAAVWGRMPSPPLLAGRVPVFSGSQSLLDELELMATAEPESLFFAEREEELVLLVSRHRLAQLGSLLAAHDTTAGFAELDRWAALGRALAEAAYAAQYAREPGSVEFAAIAEHGVMGTLRRGGGALVARRMLTPLDALPAEHRDRLVGAARAWLDANTAWDPAARALGIHRHTLRARIDELGELLDLDLSTFGARAQLWAALELAAESGAATS; translated from the coding sequence ATGCCGGCAACGCTGGGTTCTCTTCTCGCGGACCGCACGTTCGGCCTGCGCGCCGTCGGCCACATCGACCCCGAGCGGCTCGACCTACCCGTGTCCTGGGTCCACAACTCCGATCTGCCCGACCCCACCCCGTGGCTCGAGCCCGGGCAGCTGCTCCTGACCGACGGAGGCCAGTTCCTGCCGCCGACCTCGGCAGAGCCCGATGCCTACTGCATCCGGCTGCGAGAGCGAGGTGTCGCCGGTCTCGGTTTCGCGACGAACGTCATCCATCCGGTCATCCCCGACGACGTGATCGAGGCGTGCCGTCGACACTCGGTGCCGCTGATCGAGGTTCCCCGGGCCACCCCGTTCATCGGGATCATCCGGCACGTCGCCGACGTCGAGGCAGCCGACCGCAGCGCGCGGCTGTCGTGGACACTGGAGTCTCAGCGCGCTCTCGCGCGCGCTGCGGTGCGTCACGACGGTCTGCGCGAGATCCTGCGCACGCTGTCGTCGCGGCTGGGCACCTGGGTCGCGCTCTTCGATGCCGCCGGGCGCCGTCTCAGCTTGCCGGGGATCGCCGATGTTCCGGCATCCGTCGAGGCCGAGGTCGACGAGCAGACCCGAATGCTGCTGCGAAAGTCGGCGCCGGCGAGTGTGCGTGTGGCGGGACCGCACGCAGCCACGCTTCAGACGATCGGACAGGCAGGTCGCCTTCGCGGCGTCTTGGCTGTCGGCGCGGACACACCCCTGGACTCGGGCCACGGCGACCTGGTCGAATCGGTGATCGCGCTCGCCAGCATCTCGCTGGAACAGCAGCGGGCCGTCTCGGATGCGCGCCTGCGGCTGCGCACCGGCGTGCTCGAGCTGCTGATCGCCGGGCGCGGGGGAGAAGCGGCGCGCTCGGGGGCCGCGGTGTGGGGTCGGATGCCGTCACCCCCGCTGCTGGCTGGACGGGTACCGGTGTTCTCTGGCAGCCAGTCACTGCTGGATGAGCTCGAGCTGATGGCCACGGCAGAGCCGGAGTCGCTCTTCTTCGCCGAACGCGAGGAGGAGCTCGTTCTGCTGGTCTCCCGGCATCGGCTGGCACAGCTGGGGAGCCTGCTCGCGGCGCACGACACGACTGCCGGGTTCGCGGAACTGGATCGGTGGGCAGCCCTGGGCCGCGCGCTGGCCGAAGCAGCGTACGCCGCCCAGTACGCGCGAGAGCCCGGCTCGGTCGAGTTCGCCGCGATCGCCGAGCACGGGGTGATGGGTACGCTCCGCCGCGGCGGTGGTGCGCTGGTTGCCCGCCGCATGCTCACTCCGCTCGATGCCCTTCCCGCCGAGCACCGCGACCGCCTCGTCGGTGCCGCGCGCGCCTGGCTGGATGCGAACACAGCGTGGGATCCGGCGGCACGGGCACTCGGCATCCATCGTCATACGCTTCGCGCGCGCATCGATGAGCTGGGAGAGCTTCTCGATCTGGATTTGTCGACCTTCGGTGCCCGCGCACAGCTCTGGGCCGCGCTGGAGCTCGCGGCTGAGAGTGGCGCCGCGACGAGCTGA
- a CDS encoding NAD(P)/FAD-dependent oxidoreductase: MIPPTAYGHDIRTDLRSIREALASASTTPFWLDDPARPEPRASLSGQMSTDLLVVGGGFAGLWTAVVAKERQPDRRVVLVEGNRVGWAASGRNGGFCEASLTHGDENGELHFADEMPVLMRLADENFSEIRRAITRYGIDAEWEETGVLTVATEPHQIPWLRDAAARSSTATFLEGDELRARGNSPLYRAGMFESAGSAYVHPAKLAWGLASAAESLGVEIYEQTRVTRLRADGDLMVAQTAQGEVRARRVALATNVFSSLLPELRLFTVPIYDYVLMTEPLTSEQLAGIGWTQRHGITDSSREFHYYRKSADNRILFGGYDAVYHRGRRVAAAQDQRPETFERLADHFSRTFPQLEGIRFSHKWGGAIDMCTQLVAFHGSARRGRVAYSAGYTGLGVAATRFGAEVMLDMLEGADTERTRLKMSRRLPVPIPPEPLAYPLIQMMRQAVAASDRNGGKDGPLLKLAGAFGIGFDS; this comes from the coding sequence ATGATCCCGCCGACTGCCTACGGGCATGACATTCGCACCGATCTGAGGAGCATCCGCGAAGCGCTGGCCTCGGCATCCACGACCCCCTTCTGGCTCGATGATCCCGCTCGGCCGGAGCCGCGAGCCTCGTTGTCGGGGCAGATGTCCACCGACCTGCTCGTGGTCGGCGGGGGGTTCGCGGGCCTCTGGACCGCGGTCGTCGCCAAGGAGCGGCAGCCCGATCGGCGGGTCGTTCTTGTCGAGGGAAACCGCGTGGGGTGGGCCGCGAGCGGACGAAACGGTGGGTTCTGCGAGGCCAGCCTCACCCACGGGGACGAGAACGGGGAGCTGCACTTCGCCGACGAGATGCCGGTGCTGATGCGGCTCGCTGACGAGAACTTCAGCGAGATCCGCCGGGCGATCACCCGGTACGGCATCGATGCGGAGTGGGAGGAGACCGGCGTTCTGACCGTCGCCACCGAGCCCCACCAGATCCCATGGTTGCGGGATGCTGCAGCCAGGTCCTCGACCGCCACGTTTCTCGAGGGCGATGAACTCCGTGCACGCGGCAACTCGCCGCTGTACCGGGCGGGGATGTTCGAGAGCGCGGGCAGCGCGTATGTGCACCCGGCCAAGCTCGCCTGGGGGCTGGCTTCGGCAGCCGAGAGTCTCGGCGTGGAGATCTATGAGCAGACGCGCGTGACGCGCCTTCGCGCCGATGGCGACCTCATGGTCGCCCAGACCGCACAGGGCGAGGTACGCGCTCGCCGCGTCGCTCTGGCCACCAACGTCTTCTCGTCGCTGCTTCCGGAGCTGCGGCTGTTCACCGTGCCCATCTACGACTACGTCCTCATGACCGAGCCGCTCACGTCCGAGCAGCTCGCTGGCATCGGGTGGACCCAGCGGCACGGCATCACCGACTCCTCGCGGGAGTTCCACTACTACCGCAAGTCAGCCGACAACCGGATCCTCTTCGGTGGATATGACGCCGTCTACCACCGGGGCAGGCGCGTGGCCGCGGCGCAGGATCAGCGACCCGAGACCTTCGAGAGGCTCGCCGACCACTTCTCCCGCACGTTCCCGCAGCTGGAGGGCATCCGCTTCTCCCACAAGTGGGGCGGCGCCATCGACATGTGCACGCAACTTGTCGCATTCCACGGGTCGGCCCGCCGCGGTCGCGTCGCGTACTCCGCCGGGTATACCGGGCTGGGCGTCGCCGCCACCCGGTTCGGTGCGGAGGTCATGCTGGACATGCTCGAGGGCGCCGACACCGAGCGCACCCGGCTGAAGATGTCGCGGCGCCTTCCCGTTCCAATACCGCCGGAGCCGCTCGCGTACCCGCTGATTCAGATGATGCGCCAGGCCGTCGCCGCCTCCGACCGAAACGGCGGAAAGGACGGGCCACTGCTGAAGCTCGCCGGGGCTTTCGGGATCGGCTTCGACTCCTGA
- a CDS encoding cupin domain-containing protein has protein sequence MSVDPFEPMAVGAVALGTDPVPDEACLAGTPRTGSVDLATVGGAVVGIWEMTAGAMRDIEVDEVFVVISGRATVELVESGRVVSTIEIVPGTLCRLDAGMQTRWHVTETLRKVYIVVDADGTS, from the coding sequence ATGAGCGTCGATCCCTTCGAACCGATGGCGGTCGGCGCGGTCGCGCTCGGCACTGACCCCGTGCCCGACGAGGCATGCCTGGCAGGAACGCCGCGCACCGGCTCGGTCGACCTGGCAACTGTCGGGGGAGCGGTCGTGGGCATCTGGGAGATGACCGCCGGTGCGATGCGCGACATCGAGGTGGACGAGGTCTTCGTGGTCATCTCGGGGCGCGCCACCGTCGAGCTTGTCGAGAGCGGGCGTGTCGTGAGCACCATCGAGATCGTTCCCGGGACCCTCTGCAGGCTCGACGCGGGCATGCAGACGCGCTGGCACGTGACCGAAACGCTCCGGAAGGTCTACATCGTGGTCGACGCGGACGGGACGTCATGA
- a CDS encoding CoA-acylating methylmalonate-semialdehyde dehydrogenase: MADRDIPTIPHWIDGAPQPSASGRTAPVFNPATGAVTAHVALADQAETDAAIASARRGFEVWSTWSIAKRQGVLFAFRELLNARKSELAAIITAEHGKVLSDAMGEILRGQEVVEMATGFPHLVKGAYSENASSGIDVYSLKQPLGVVGVISPFNFPAMVPLWFAPIAIAAGNAVVLKPSEKDPSAALWLAALWAEAGLPAGAFTVLQGDKLAVDGLLNSPVVESISFVGSTPIAQYIYETAARNGKRVQALGGAKNHMLVLPDADLDLVADQAVNAGYGAAGERCMAISVVLAVEPVADELIAKISDRIAALTVGNGAGADGAEPDMGPLITDAHRQKVAGYVDIAEADGARIVVDGRSLVVTGHEDGFFFGPTLIDALPVTSRAYTEEIFGPVLSVVRVASFDDGVALINSGEFGNGTAIFTNDGGAARRFQSEVQVGMIGINVPIPVPVAYHSFGGWKKSLFGDAKAYGVHGFDFFTREKAVTARWLDPATHGGINLGFPQNT, translated from the coding sequence ATGGCAGATCGCGACATCCCGACCATCCCGCACTGGATCGACGGGGCCCCGCAGCCCTCGGCATCCGGCCGCACCGCGCCCGTCTTCAACCCGGCAACCGGTGCCGTGACGGCTCACGTCGCGCTGGCTGATCAGGCCGAGACGGATGCCGCGATCGCCTCGGCCCGCCGGGGATTCGAGGTGTGGTCGACCTGGTCGATCGCCAAGCGGCAGGGCGTGCTCTTCGCTTTCCGTGAGCTGCTCAACGCGCGAAAGTCGGAGCTTGCCGCCATCATCACCGCCGAACACGGCAAGGTGCTCTCCGACGCGATGGGAGAGATCCTGCGCGGTCAGGAAGTCGTGGAGATGGCCACGGGGTTCCCGCACCTGGTGAAGGGCGCGTACTCCGAGAACGCATCCAGCGGCATCGATGTCTACTCCCTCAAGCAGCCCCTCGGTGTCGTGGGGGTCATCAGCCCCTTCAACTTCCCGGCCATGGTGCCGCTGTGGTTTGCTCCCATCGCCATCGCTGCCGGCAACGCCGTCGTGCTCAAGCCCAGCGAGAAGGACCCGTCAGCCGCGCTGTGGCTCGCCGCGCTGTGGGCGGAGGCGGGCCTGCCTGCCGGCGCCTTCACGGTGCTGCAGGGCGACAAGCTCGCCGTCGACGGCCTGCTGAACTCACCGGTCGTCGAGTCGATCAGCTTCGTCGGATCCACCCCGATCGCGCAGTACATCTACGAGACCGCGGCGCGAAACGGCAAGCGGGTGCAGGCGTTGGGCGGCGCAAAGAACCACATGCTCGTTCTTCCGGATGCCGACCTCGACCTGGTCGCCGACCAGGCGGTGAACGCCGGATACGGTGCGGCTGGTGAGCGGTGCATGGCCATCAGCGTGGTGCTCGCCGTCGAGCCCGTCGCCGACGAGCTGATCGCCAAGATCTCTGATCGCATCGCGGCGCTGACCGTCGGCAACGGGGCTGGTGCCGACGGTGCCGAGCCCGACATGGGTCCGCTCATCACCGACGCCCACCGCCAGAAGGTGGCGGGCTATGTGGACATCGCCGAAGCCGACGGGGCGCGGATCGTGGTGGATGGGCGCTCCCTTGTCGTGACGGGTCACGAGGACGGCTTCTTCTTCGGCCCCACGCTCATCGACGCGCTTCCCGTGACGAGCCGCGCCTACACCGAGGAGATCTTCGGCCCGGTGCTCTCGGTCGTGCGCGTTGCAAGCTTCGACGACGGTGTTGCGCTCATCAACTCCGGCGAGTTCGGCAACGGCACGGCAATCTTCACGAATGACGGCGGCGCTGCTCGGCGGTTCCAGAGCGAGGTGCAGGTCGGCATGATCGGTATCAACGTGCCGATTCCCGTCCCCGTCGCCTACCACTCGTTCGGCGGCTGGAAGAAGTCCCTCTTCGGGGATGCGAAGGCGTACGGCGTGCACGGGTTCGACTTCTTCACCCGCGAGAAGGCTGTCACCGCGCGCTGGCTCGACCCCGCGACCCACGGCGGAATCAACCTCGGGTTCCCGCAGAACACCTGA
- a CDS encoding FAD-dependent monooxygenase, protein MAEPMKILIVGAGIGGLTTASALARIGAHVDVIDVKPDNSVAGVGFGLRINGLRALREIGLLEKFLELGHPAPGIDNYDADGNFLSNMSYGTQDEGLPGCVTMARVAFLEMAAQHALDLGCTIRMSTTVTELTQDDSTVSATFSTGDRGEYDLVLGFDGINSQIRHDHFGQKYAPRPVGGVAWRAALPNRRKLMQPIICQGYGGKIMLTPLSEDTMYMVLTVAEDGRPRYDTAQMAEIMHDRAGALTRGSEFLADALEDVRHSENVAYTPYSTVWVPYPWFRGRVMIMGDAAHAMTPYLGSGAAMSIEDGVVLAQELAKDQSLVDAQLNVMKRRLPRVRAVHDRSIESMLEEFDSVTPETYRDRVEYLRRDEPIANEYANRLLRMPY, encoded by the coding sequence ATGGCAGAACCGATGAAGATCCTGATCGTCGGTGCCGGTATCGGCGGTTTGACGACAGCCTCGGCCCTCGCCCGCATCGGCGCGCACGTCGATGTCATCGACGTCAAGCCGGACAACAGCGTCGCCGGCGTCGGGTTCGGGCTCCGCATCAACGGGTTGCGCGCGTTGCGCGAGATCGGATTGCTGGAGAAGTTCCTCGAGCTCGGACATCCTGCTCCCGGGATCGACAACTACGACGCCGACGGCAACTTCCTGAGCAACATGAGCTACGGGACGCAGGATGAAGGCCTCCCGGGCTGCGTGACGATGGCGCGAGTGGCCTTTCTCGAGATGGCTGCCCAGCACGCTCTGGACCTGGGCTGCACCATCCGGATGAGCACGACCGTGACGGAGCTGACGCAGGACGACAGCACGGTCTCCGCCACCTTCAGCACCGGCGACCGCGGCGAGTACGACCTGGTTCTCGGCTTCGACGGCATCAACTCGCAGATTCGCCACGATCACTTCGGTCAGAAGTACGCTCCCCGGCCGGTGGGCGGCGTCGCGTGGCGCGCGGCCCTGCCGAATCGACGCAAGCTCATGCAGCCGATCATCTGCCAGGGCTACGGCGGCAAGATCATGCTCACACCACTGTCGGAAGACACGATGTACATGGTTCTCACCGTCGCCGAGGACGGGCGCCCCCGCTACGACACCGCCCAGATGGCCGAGATCATGCATGATCGAGCCGGCGCGCTCACCCGAGGATCCGAGTTCCTGGCCGACGCGCTCGAGGACGTTCGACACTCCGAGAACGTCGCCTACACGCCCTACTCAACAGTGTGGGTGCCCTACCCGTGGTTCCGCGGCCGCGTGATGATCATGGGCGACGCCGCGCACGCCATGACGCCCTACCTCGGGTCCGGCGCAGCGATGAGCATCGAGGACGGAGTCGTCTTGGCCCAGGAGCTCGCGAAGGATCAGTCGCTCGTCGATGCGCAGCTGAACGTCATGAAACGTCGCCTGCCGCGCGTGCGCGCCGTCCACGATCGCTCCATCGAATCGATGCTCGAGGAGTTCGACTCGGTGACACCAGAGACCTACCGCGATCGGGTCGAGTACCTCCGCCGCGACGAACCGATCGCGAACGAGTACGCCAATCGCCTCCTGCGGATGCCGTACTGA
- a CDS encoding ABC transporter substrate-binding protein: MKKSLATLGAVAAAALFLSGCTDSGAAPEPTETMTEGTGELTTVRVAALPIAETGALWAAMDEGIFADHGLELEVVPAQGGAQAIPALLSGDIDFAIGQPFGPFRANLQDLGAVIISNYASSLPVSAGMDVNAVVSLGDSGITGPADLAGKRVSVNSLGAAGDVTIMKAVQDAGGDPTTIEFVEVAFPEVQAQLDAGNIDAGWVPDPFMSMITGAGGNIVVYPYQATIPGLSLLTNITTQDMIDNNSELVAAYSDAMSEALSWAAENEDAVRAALVKYMEIPEAAAAGITLPVFTADLNVADLQELASLAVGYGVLDAEPNFDTLIQEQ; this comes from the coding sequence ATGAAGAAGAGTCTTGCAACACTCGGCGCGGTTGCCGCCGCAGCCCTGTTCCTTTCCGGATGCACCGACTCCGGTGCCGCTCCGGAACCGACCGAAACCATGACCGAGGGCACGGGGGAGCTGACCACGGTCCGCGTCGCCGCGCTCCCGATCGCCGAGACCGGAGCTCTCTGGGCGGCGATGGACGAGGGGATCTTCGCCGACCACGGTCTCGAACTCGAGGTCGTTCCCGCGCAGGGTGGCGCGCAAGCCATCCCCGCGCTGCTGAGCGGCGACATCGACTTCGCCATTGGTCAGCCCTTCGGCCCGTTCCGCGCGAACCTGCAGGATCTCGGCGCCGTGATCATCAGCAACTACGCCAGCAGCCTGCCGGTCAGCGCCGGCATGGATGTCAACGCGGTCGTCTCGCTCGGAGACTCCGGGATCACCGGACCCGCCGACCTCGCGGGCAAGCGCGTCTCGGTCAACAGCCTCGGCGCCGCCGGCGATGTCACCATCATGAAGGCGGTGCAGGATGCCGGAGGCGACCCCACCACCATCGAGTTCGTCGAGGTCGCCTTCCCCGAGGTGCAGGCACAGCTGGACGCCGGCAACATCGACGCGGGTTGGGTTCCCGACCCGTTCATGTCGATGATCACGGGTGCGGGCGGCAACATCGTCGTCTACCCCTACCAGGCCACGATCCCCGGGCTGTCACTGCTGACCAACATCACGACGCAGGACATGATCGACAACAACTCTGAGCTGGTCGCGGCGTACTCCGACGCGATGAGCGAGGCGCTGTCGTGGGCTGCCGAGAACGAGGATGCCGTGCGTGCGGCGCTCGTGAAGTACATGGAGATCCCGGAGGCCGCTGCCGCGGGCATCACGCTTCCTGTCTTCACGGCGGACCTGAACGTCGCGGATCTGCAGGAGCTCGCTTCGCTGGCCGTCGGCTACGGCGTGCTCGACGCGGAGCCGAACTTCGACACGCTGATCCAGGAGCAGTAA
- a CDS encoding MMPL family transporter has product MDAFLRFITAARTSWIVLVLAALAVGGVFALAGGEESDTAPSVGLPDSAESVRAQALLEEFPSADSTSAILVFASESGELSDEDLAEINAKAFDALADFTPDGFVPPAQVSEDGDVAFLVVPLEPEEDVAAQTERAQELRDAASADLSDDVRVYLTGAEGFEVDIAAVFAGADFTLLLTTVIVVAVLLLVTYRSPWLWLVPLTVIGVADATAGIIARQVAAAVGIALDASITGILSVLVFGAGTNYALLLIARYRDELRLHEDRREAMRRALRGAGPAIIASGTTVALALASLLLGELAGNRALGFACAVGIIVAMAFALIVLPAALVLFGRGLFWPYIPRFGSPDAISRSPWGKLGRAVSKRPIVVALSGVAVLGVLASGVLFVQTGLSQNDRFRQTPEAVQGQEILADAFSAGATSPAFVVAPIDEADETVAALDGIDGVDSAAVTEEAGDLVRIDVVLGASAETEEAFATIETIRGELDDVGSGEALVGGLDSQALDVADAQARDQALLIPLILVLVLIVLVILLRALLAPVLLLVAVVISYFSAVGASWWLFQTPLFGFPAIDNNVLLFSFLFLVALGVDYSIFLVTRAKEEADHLGITQGMIRALAATGAVITSAGILLAAVFAVLGVLPLITLTQIGVIVCIGVLIDTLLVRTVIVPAMAFIAKDRFWWPRKPALTDAHAREQGADALASAASSPERSA; this is encoded by the coding sequence ATGGATGCCTTCCTTCGCTTCATCACTGCTGCGCGAACCTCGTGGATCGTGCTGGTGCTCGCTGCACTCGCGGTCGGCGGGGTCTTCGCCTTGGCCGGAGGCGAGGAATCGGACACTGCACCATCGGTTGGTCTCCCTGACTCTGCGGAATCGGTTCGCGCGCAGGCACTCCTCGAGGAGTTCCCGAGTGCCGACTCGACCTCGGCGATCCTCGTGTTTGCTTCAGAGAGTGGTGAACTCTCGGACGAGGACCTCGCCGAGATCAACGCGAAAGCCTTCGACGCCCTGGCCGACTTCACCCCCGACGGCTTCGTGCCGCCCGCCCAGGTCTCCGAGGACGGCGACGTCGCGTTCCTGGTTGTTCCCCTCGAGCCCGAAGAGGATGTCGCGGCACAGACGGAACGGGCGCAGGAACTGCGGGATGCGGCATCCGCCGACCTGAGCGATGATGTGCGGGTTTACCTGACCGGCGCCGAAGGCTTCGAGGTCGACATCGCAGCAGTCTTCGCGGGCGCCGACTTCACCCTGCTGCTGACGACGGTCATCGTCGTGGCCGTGCTGCTTCTGGTCACCTACCGCAGCCCGTGGCTGTGGCTCGTGCCGCTGACGGTCATCGGTGTCGCCGACGCGACAGCCGGAATCATCGCCCGTCAGGTCGCGGCGGCCGTCGGCATCGCGCTGGATGCCTCGATCACCGGCATCCTGTCGGTGTTGGTCTTCGGCGCGGGCACGAACTACGCGCTGCTGCTGATCGCCCGCTATCGCGATGAACTGCGGTTGCATGAGGATCGGCGCGAAGCGATGCGGCGTGCCCTCCGGGGCGCCGGCCCGGCGATCATCGCGAGCGGCACGACCGTCGCTCTGGCGCTTGCATCACTGCTCCTGGGCGAACTGGCCGGCAACCGCGCTCTGGGCTTTGCCTGCGCGGTCGGCATCATCGTGGCGATGGCCTTCGCCCTGATCGTTCTCCCGGCGGCCCTTGTCCTGTTCGGCCGCGGTCTCTTCTGGCCCTACATCCCGCGTTTCGGATCGCCCGACGCGATCTCACGGAGCCCGTGGGGCAAGCTCGGTCGCGCCGTCTCGAAGCGTCCCATCGTCGTCGCTCTCTCGGGCGTTGCCGTGCTCGGCGTGCTGGCTTCCGGGGTGCTCTTTGTGCAGACAGGTCTGTCGCAGAACGACCGATTCCGGCAGACGCCCGAAGCCGTGCAGGGGCAAGAGATCCTCGCCGACGCTTTCTCGGCCGGGGCAACCTCTCCCGCGTTCGTCGTCGCGCCCATCGACGAGGCCGACGAAACCGTCGCCGCGCTCGACGGCATTGACGGGGTCGATTCGGCTGCCGTCACCGAAGAAGCCGGTGATCTGGTGCGCATCGATGTCGTCCTGGGGGCAAGCGCCGAAACCGAAGAAGCGTTCGCGACGATCGAGACGATCCGCGGGGAACTCGACGACGTGGGCTCCGGTGAGGCGCTCGTCGGCGGCCTGGACTCCCAGGCTCTGGATGTCGCCGACGCGCAGGCCCGTGATCAGGCTCTGTTGATTCCGCTGATCCTGGTTCTGGTCCTGATCGTTCTCGTCATCCTGCTGCGCGCCCTGCTTGCTCCCGTGCTGCTTCTGGTGGCCGTCGTGATCAGCTATTTCTCTGCGGTCGGCGCGAGCTGGTGGCTCTTCCAGACCCCGCTGTTCGGTTTCCCCGCGATCGACAACAACGTGCTGCTGTTCAGCTTCCTCTTCCTTGTCGCCCTCGGAGTGGACTACAGCATCTTCCTCGTGACCCGCGCGAAGGAGGAGGCCGATCACCTCGGTATCACGCAGGGGATGATTCGCGCGCTCGCCGCAACCGGTGCGGTGATCACCAGTGCCGGCATCCTGCTGGCTGCCGTGTTCGCCGTGCTGGGTGTGCTGCCGCTGATCACCCTCACGCAGATCGGTGTCATCGTCTGCATCGGTGTGCTGATCGACACCCTGCTGGTTCGGACGGTGATCGTGCCGGCCATGGCCTTCATCGCGAAGGACCGGTTCTGGTGGCCGCGCAAGCCGGCGCTCACCGACGCTCACGCTCGGGAGCAGGGAGCGGATGCCCTGGCTTCCGCGGCTTCCTCGCCGGAGCGGTCAGCCTGA
- a CDS encoding TetR/AcrR family transcriptional regulator encodes MATRSTVNGVAEPKQRRSRDSFAKVRSAVLQLLQERGNGQFSIAEVAAAAGLSVGSIYGRVASKADLLRAVQSEEFDRLDTETEDRVSTAGAGAADFEQATTAIVTAYAEILRQNRELLSPFFLLGVEDPAISARGRQSGDAGQAVFVGALLAAADEHNRALTEARADWAFEVFYSLSVRYLGLGVAATVSPESDVDGDELLGRLADTVHLILTSG; translated from the coding sequence ATGGCGACACGATCGACCGTCAACGGGGTGGCTGAGCCGAAGCAGCGCCGCAGCCGCGACTCCTTCGCGAAAGTGCGCTCCGCGGTACTACAGCTCCTCCAGGAACGCGGCAACGGACAATTCTCCATCGCCGAGGTCGCCGCCGCCGCTGGTCTATCTGTCGGCTCCATCTATGGCCGAGTTGCGAGCAAAGCCGACCTGCTGAGAGCTGTCCAGAGCGAAGAGTTCGATCGCCTCGACACCGAAACCGAGGATCGCGTCAGCACCGCGGGGGCGGGCGCCGCGGATTTCGAACAGGCCACAACCGCGATCGTGACCGCGTACGCCGAGATCCTGCGGCAGAACCGCGAGCTGCTGTCGCCGTTCTTCCTGCTCGGCGTCGAGGATCCCGCCATCAGCGCACGGGGGCGTCAGTCTGGCGATGCGGGGCAGGCAGTCTTCGTCGGCGCCCTTCTGGCCGCAGCCGACGAGCACAACCGTGCGCTGACCGAGGCACGCGCGGACTGGGCCTTCGAAGTCTTCTACAGCCTGAGCGTGCGCTACCTCGGCCTCGGCGTCGCGGCAACGGTCAGCCCCGAGAGCGACGTTGACGGGGATGAACTGCTCGGACGCCTCGCCGATACGGTTCATCTGATCCTGACGTCAGGCTGA